One window of Ignavibacteriales bacterium genomic DNA carries:
- a CDS encoding MFS transporter has protein sequence MSDNSSPEIDPQPSTFKSVFKEITQPFIDLFHSSRALWGINLTYLLEGITYFGVVGYLVIYFTDFVKLDDINAGQMVGFQTAGITLAMLFLGATVDWIGVRKSLIYALLFMLIGRVFLTLGPTITSNTGLWSSAHLIAMVGLLGIILGYGIYQPACYAAVKLFTTEKTSAMGYAMLYAIMNLGGFLPGIIAPPIRKAFANDQEGMLGVMWVYVGLTVLGIIVVATILSKKTIEKTIREVSTETKEQIEADKKAEDEKSAKEKIMFYLKNFPIRDLRFMFFIFILIPVQTLFAHNWLTLPVYYKRAFTGVVADNFEFFTNFNPLLIFILTPMVAALTVKRDTYKMMIYGTFVMAAPTFILTLGPSIYTVFAYLTLMTIGEAMWQPRFLQWVAEIAPKGMTGIYMGIGQFPWFLTKVVTSLYSGWFLMHYAPEGIDPSQMNTETMWFIYGCIAMVSSFGLFFARGWMQKGFKTKHGE, from the coding sequence ATGTCCGATAATTCATCACCGGAAATTGATCCACAACCAAGCACTTTTAAAAGTGTATTTAAAGAAATAACACAACCGTTTATAGATTTATTTCATTCTTCCCGAGCGTTGTGGGGAATAAATCTCACATACCTGCTTGAAGGAATTACATACTTTGGCGTAGTTGGTTATTTGGTTATTTATTTTACTGATTTTGTTAAGCTGGATGATATTAACGCAGGGCAAATGGTTGGATTTCAAACTGCAGGAATTACGCTGGCGATGCTGTTTCTCGGTGCGACTGTAGATTGGATTGGTGTAAGAAAATCTCTCATATATGCTTTGCTTTTTATGTTGATTGGAAGAGTTTTCTTAACTCTTGGACCAACAATTACTTCTAATACCGGATTATGGTCTTCTGCTCATTTAATTGCTATGGTGGGATTATTGGGCATCATTTTAGGTTACGGTATTTACCAGCCAGCTTGTTATGCTGCTGTAAAACTATTTACCACAGAAAAAACATCTGCCATGGGTTATGCAATGCTATATGCGATTATGAATCTTGGCGGATTTCTTCCCGGAATTATCGCCCCGCCAATAAGAAAGGCATTTGCAAATGATCAAGAAGGAATGTTAGGTGTAATGTGGGTTTATGTCGGATTAACAGTTTTAGGAATTATTGTTGTTGCAACCATTCTTTCCAAAAAAACCATTGAAAAGACAATACGAGAAGTTAGCACAGAAACTAAAGAGCAGATTGAGGCTGATAAAAAAGCTGAGGATGAAAAATCCGCTAAAGAAAAAATTATGTTCTATCTTAAAAATTTTCCTATTAGAGATTTAAGATTTATGTTTTTTATCTTCATTCTAATTCCTGTACAAACACTTTTTGCACACAATTGGTTAACGCTGCCTGTTTATTATAAAAGAGCATTTACAGGAGTAGTGGCTGATAACTTTGAGTTCTTTACGAACTTTAATCCGCTGTTAATTTTCATTCTAACTCCAATGGTTGCAGCATTAACCGTAAAGCGCGACACTTATAAGATGATGATTTATGGAACGTTTGTTATGGCAGCACCGACCTTTATACTAACTCTTGGTCCAAGTATCTACACAGTTTTTGCATATTTAACTTTGATGACTATCGGAGAAGCAATGTGGCAGCCAAGATTTTTACAGTGGGTTGCTGAAATTGCTCCAAAGGGAATGACAGGAATTTATATGGGAATCGGACAGTTCCCATGGTTTTTAACTAAAGTTGTTACGAGTTTATACTCTGGATGGTTTTTAATGCACTACGCTCCAGAAGGTATTGATCCATCCCAAATGAATACTGAAACAATGTGGTTTATTTATGGCTGTATTGCTATGGTAAGTAGTTTCGGGTTATTTTTTGCACGTGGCTGGATGCAAAAAGGTTTTAAGACAAAGCATGGTGAATAA
- a CDS encoding PAS domain S-box protein — protein MSQEKILICVQENSAVKNLESKLINSGFSVVVSKTEIKSVVSLALESYPDFIVISVNLNTKFSGIEAVSEIKQQLDIPVIYLSHDDDKESYNKAKSTNPTAYFSFPFEIDNLIRSIELGLANYKLQQKISDARKKYEMVIKASKAGVYEIDPITFEIDCEESLAEVFSYSIQEVKDKGWGNLLPIEDYNKKKELLSNLLQDKIKSYSLEHRVIKKDGSLAWALSHGSLVTDTHGKSKIVGTLTDITERKINEERLKKYSEDLQKSNSAKDRFFSIISHDLRNPFNSLLGFSELLANNIEDLTEQEVKDSAKTLHRTATNLFNLLTNLLEWSRLQTGNFSFEKSEFSICIIVNHVLSIFSDSFEAKNLKLTKETDLEINVLADQNMIEASIRNLVSNAIKFTHDGGTITVGCKTNGDKAEVFVKDTGVGLSSEDQERLFKIEKQFTTEGTKNEKGTGFGLLLTNELIKKNDGTIKVTSKKESGSTFTIVLPCVK, from the coding sequence ATGAGTCAAGAAAAAATCCTGATATGCGTACAGGAAAATAGTGCTGTAAAAAATCTGGAATCAAAACTTATTAATTCCGGTTTCTCTGTTGTTGTATCAAAAACAGAAATTAAATCTGTTGTTTCACTCGCGTTAGAATCCTATCCTGATTTTATTGTTATAAGTGTAAATCTTAATACTAAATTTTCCGGAATTGAAGCAGTTTCAGAGATCAAACAACAATTAGACATTCCGGTTATTTATCTTTCTCATGATGATGACAAAGAATCTTATAATAAAGCTAAGTCTACAAATCCAACCGCATATTTTTCATTTCCATTCGAAATTGATAACCTTATACGATCGATAGAGTTGGGATTAGCCAATTATAAGTTGCAACAAAAAATTAGTGATGCGCGCAAAAAGTATGAAATGGTTATCAAAGCTAGCAAAGCCGGTGTTTATGAAATTGATCCCATTACTTTTGAGATAGATTGTGAAGAAAGTCTAGCAGAAGTGTTTAGTTATTCTATACAAGAAGTAAAAGACAAAGGTTGGGGCAATTTATTACCAATTGAAGATTACAACAAAAAGAAAGAATTATTGTCAAATTTATTGCAAGACAAAATTAAATCTTATTCACTTGAACACAGAGTAATAAAAAAAGATGGGTCACTTGCGTGGGCATTGTCTCATGGTTCATTAGTAACCGATACACACGGCAAATCTAAAATTGTTGGAACACTTACTGACATAACCGAGAGAAAAATTAATGAAGAAAGATTAAAAAAGTATTCTGAGGATTTGCAAAAAAGCAATTCTGCTAAGGATAGATTTTTCTCAATAATATCGCACGATTTAAGAAACCCCTTTAACTCTTTATTAGGATTTTCAGAATTACTTGCTAATAATATTGAAGACCTTACAGAACAAGAAGTAAAAGACTCCGCAAAAACATTGCACAGAACTGCAACTAATCTTTTTAATTTACTCACAAATCTTTTGGAGTGGTCCAGATTGCAGACGGGTAATTTCTCGTTTGAAAAATCAGAGTTTTCAATATGTATTATCGTAAACCATGTTCTCAGTATCTTTTCAGATTCATTTGAAGCTAAGAACCTTAAGCTGACTAAAGAAACTGATCTTGAAATAAACGTGCTGGCCGATCAAAATATGATTGAAGCTTCAATAAGAAATCTTGTATCTAATGCAATTAAATTTACTCATGATGGAGGGACAATTACTGTTGGTTGTAAAACTAATGGTGATAAAGCCGAAGTATTTGTTAAAGATACAGGTGTTGGTTTGTCGTCAGAGGATCAAGAGAGATTATTTAAAATAGAAAAACAGTTTACTACTGAAGGAACCAAAAACGAAAAAGGTACGGGTTTTGGTCTGCTGTTAACTAATGAGCTAATCAAAAAAAACGATGGCACCATAAAAGTAACAAGCAAAAAAGAAAGCGGCTCTACTTTTACTATTGTACTGCCTTGTGTAAAGTAA
- a CDS encoding B12-binding domain-containing radical SAM protein, with amino-acid sequence MNKIILFNPRSANSKHRIPNSILQVGASIHNRYEYVFVDGNLENDPWKKIESYLKTNEFKYFASTVMPGMQLKEAIPFTKKVKELFPSIVTIWGGYFASNQYKSSIDSGFVDYIINGPGDKALPELIEAIEGEKDLTLIENLIYKKNNEIIKTKKSDLFDQDSLPPLPYDYLNNFYPIENYLGKTFLGKKTAAYHSSIGCPFTCSFCAVVPIYEARWKGKSAENIFNDLMYLKNKFEIDAVEFHDNNFFVSEKRVVEFSNLIKDKNINWWGEGRIDTLDKYKDESLELMRSAGCKMIFFGAETGNDEILKQMDKGGTQTGAQIKSFAARLKKFDIIPEYSFVLGLPAENDEKVAHQIEEDINFIKDIKTINPDTEIIIYLYSPVPTEGSELYEKVSAAGFNFPQKLEDWLSPSWEYFDLRKNPLTPWLKPFMVDKIKNFETVLNAYYPTVSDFKLTGLQKQVMKTLSSIRYKTNFYHLPYELKVLQKFWLHYRQPEIEGFYSE; translated from the coding sequence ATGAATAAAATAATTTTATTTAATCCACGCAGTGCAAACTCAAAGCACAGAATTCCAAATTCAATTTTGCAGGTTGGTGCTTCTATTCATAATAGGTATGAATACGTTTTTGTTGATGGAAATCTTGAAAACGATCCATGGAAGAAAATTGAGTCTTACTTAAAAACAAATGAGTTTAAATATTTTGCATCAACAGTTATGCCTGGGATGCAGTTAAAAGAAGCTATCCCTTTTACAAAAAAAGTGAAAGAGCTATTTCCAAGCATAGTTACTATTTGGGGCGGATACTTTGCGTCCAATCAATATAAATCTTCCATTGATTCAGGCTTCGTTGATTATATAATTAATGGCCCTGGTGATAAAGCATTACCAGAATTAATAGAGGCTATAGAGGGGGAAAAAGACCTTACATTAATTGAAAATCTTATATACAAAAAAAATAATGAGATAATTAAAACTAAAAAATCAGATTTGTTTGATCAGGATTCGCTCCCTCCACTTCCATACGATTATTTAAATAATTTTTATCCGATAGAAAACTATCTTGGTAAAACATTTCTTGGAAAGAAAACTGCGGCCTATCATTCCAGTATTGGCTGCCCCTTTACTTGCTCGTTTTGTGCGGTCGTTCCAATTTATGAAGCACGATGGAAAGGTAAATCAGCAGAAAATATTTTTAATGATCTAATGTATCTTAAAAATAAATTCGAGATAGATGCTGTAGAATTCCACGATAACAATTTTTTTGTTTCTGAAAAAAGAGTAGTTGAATTTTCAAATCTTATTAAAGATAAAAATATTAATTGGTGGGGTGAAGGCAGAATTGATACGCTTGATAAGTATAAAGATGAATCACTTGAATTAATGCGCAGTGCCGGATGCAAAATGATTTTCTTTGGTGCGGAAACGGGCAATGATGAAATTCTGAAACAGATGGATAAAGGCGGAACGCAAACCGGTGCACAAATAAAAAGTTTTGCAGCACGATTAAAAAAGTTTGACATAATTCCGGAATATTCGTTTGTACTCGGATTACCCGCAGAAAATGATGAAAAAGTCGCTCATCAAATTGAGGAAGATATTAATTTTATAAAAGATATAAAGACGATCAATCCCGATACAGAAATAATAATTTATCTTTACTCACCGGTTCCTACAGAAGGTTCTGAATTGTACGAAAAGGTTTCAGCTGCAGGTTTTAATTTTCCGCAAAAGTTAGAAGATTGGTTAAGTCCTTCCTGGGAATATTTTGATTTAAGAAAAAACCCTCTTACGCCATGGCTAAAACCGTTTATGGTAGATAAAATTAAAAATTTTGAAACTGTCCTGAATGCATATTATCCAACGGTATCAGATTTTAAATTGACCGGTTTACAAAAACAGGTAATGAAAACACTTTCATCAATAAGATATAAAACCAATTTTTATCATCTACCGTATGAGTTGAAAGTTCTGCAAAAATTCTGGCTTCACTATCGCCAACCTGAAATTGAAGGATTTTATTCTGAATGA
- a CDS encoding radical SAM protein, translating to MIVSKLKAINKRFYPQHLFYTPDWIVLGVNNVCNLHCKMCDVGIEYTASNFYQNLMGTSPLNMPVELIKKILDETAKHFPKTKIGYAFTEPLIYPHLIESLNYAKEKQLYTSITTNALTLKPKAKDLCDAGLNDIFVSLDGPETIHNEIRGNKNSYQKAIEGIEELLRQKYAPEISIFCVITEWNIGHLKKFIDYFKKFPIKQIGFMHTNFTSDLIVKRHNQIYGNKYPATISNTEQIEISQMNLTILLQEIIEIKKSNYPFEVIFSPQINDETKLDVFYNQPEKFIGKICNDVYRNIMIKSDGSVIPAHGRCYNLTVGNINNNSLKEIWNSKVISEFRKDLMDAGGLLPACSRCCSAF from the coding sequence ATGATCGTTAGCAAACTAAAAGCAATTAATAAAAGATTCTATCCACAACACTTATTTTACACTCCGGACTGGATTGTACTTGGGGTAAATAACGTTTGCAATCTTCACTGCAAAATGTGCGACGTTGGAATTGAATATACAGCAAGTAATTTTTATCAAAACCTTATGGGCACATCACCATTAAATATGCCTGTTGAATTGATTAAAAAGATTCTTGATGAAACGGCAAAACATTTTCCCAAAACTAAAATTGGTTATGCTTTTACAGAACCATTAATTTATCCCCATTTGATTGAATCATTAAATTATGCAAAAGAAAAACAGCTATACACTTCAATAACAACAAATGCACTTACACTAAAACCAAAAGCAAAAGATTTATGTGATGCAGGATTAAATGATATTTTCGTTTCGCTCGATGGACCTGAAACAATTCATAATGAAATTCGCGGAAATAAAAACTCATATCAAAAAGCTATCGAAGGAATTGAAGAATTACTTAGACAAAAATACGCTCCGGAAATTTCAATCTTTTGTGTTATAACTGAATGGAACATCGGACATTTGAAAAAGTTTATTGATTACTTTAAAAAATTTCCAATTAAACAGATTGGATTTATGCACACTAATTTTACCTCTGATTTGATTGTAAAAAGACATAATCAAATTTATGGTAATAAATATCCTGCAACCATTTCAAATACAGAGCAAATAGAGATCAGTCAAATGAATCTTACTATTTTATTACAAGAAATTATTGAAATCAAAAAATCTAATTATCCCTTTGAAGTAATTTTTTCACCACAGATTAATGATGAAACAAAGCTTGATGTTTTTTATAATCAACCGGAAAAATTTATTGGCAAGATTTGTAATGATGTATATCGAAACATTATGATTAAATCCGATGGTTCTGTTATTCCTGCTCACGGTAGATGTTACAATTTAACTGTTGGAAATATTAATAATAATTCACTTAAAGAAATCTGGAACTCAAAAGTGATTTCAGAATTTAGAAAAGATTTAATGGATGCAGGCGGACTTTTACCGGCATGCTCACGTTGCTGTAGCGCATTTTAA
- a CDS encoding response regulator transcription factor, with amino-acid sequence MINVAIVEDNTTIREGLAALINGTEGYKCIGAFGDVESFLPKIGLLPINVVLMDIGLPGMNGIEGAKSAVIKNPDLSILMLTVYEESEFVFDALCAGACGYLVKKTPPARLLEAIRDANDGGSPMSSRIARQVITAFKEGKALSAQIQNYDLSDREISVLNLLSDGYNYQEIAETLFISVDTVRHHIRNIYKKLHVHSQSEAVAKAIRKKII; translated from the coding sequence ATGATAAACGTAGCAATTGTAGAAGATAACACAACTATCAGAGAAGGTCTTGCCGCACTAATAAATGGAACTGAAGGTTACAAATGCATTGGTGCATTTGGCGATGTAGAATCATTTTTACCAAAAATCGGTTTGCTGCCAATCAATGTTGTGCTTATGGATATTGGCTTACCAGGAATGAATGGAATTGAAGGAGCCAAATCTGCTGTTATAAAAAATCCTGATCTGAGCATTCTTATGTTAACCGTTTATGAAGAAAGTGAATTTGTTTTTGATGCTCTTTGTGCCGGAGCGTGCGGCTATCTTGTAAAAAAAACTCCACCTGCACGATTACTTGAAGCAATAAGAGATGCAAACGACGGCGGCTCACCAATGAGCTCCAGAATTGCCCGCCAGGTTATAACTGCTTTTAAAGAAGGCAAGGCACTTTCTGCTCAAATCCAGAATTATGATTTAAGTGATAGAGAAATTAGTGTGCTTAATCTTTTATCCGATGGATATAATTATCAAGAAATTGCGGAGACACTATTTATTAGTGTTGATACTGTTCGTCATCACATCAGAAACATCTACAAAAAACTCCACGTTCACTCCCAATCCGAAGCAGTGGCAAAAGCAATCAGAAAAAAAATTATTTAG
- a CDS encoding pirin family protein produces MKKIVYRSEDRGKANYGWLDTRYSFSFANYYNPKIMNFGMLRVLNDDTVVPAMGFGTHPHDNMEIITIILEGALEHKDSMGTGSVIYKDEVQVMSAGSGITHSEFNPSDKDGVKLFQIWIFPKEKNIKPRYDQKSFPITERKNKLIPAVSGLNKEGSLYIHQDAEIYLGNFEKGKKVNYQISNSANGAYILVVDGSLKVGDEELFKRDAIGISEVNNFEIEILEDSNFLVIDVPMG; encoded by the coding sequence ATGAAAAAAATAGTTTATAGATCCGAAGACAGGGGAAAAGCAAATTACGGTTGGCTTGATACACGTTACAGCTTTAGCTTTGCAAATTACTACAACCCGAAAATAATGAACTTTGGAATGCTGCGTGTTCTTAATGATGATACTGTTGTTCCGGCAATGGGATTTGGAACTCATCCACACGATAATATGGAAATTATAACAATAATTTTAGAAGGCGCGCTTGAGCATAAAGACAGTATGGGCACTGGTTCAGTTATTTATAAAGATGAAGTTCAGGTTATGTCTGCTGGATCAGGAATTACACATTCTGAGTTTAATCCATCTGATAAAGATGGGGTAAAACTTTTTCAGATCTGGATTTTTCCAAAAGAAAAAAATATAAAACCAAGGTATGATCAAAAATCATTTCCTATTACAGAGAGAAAGAATAAACTTATTCCCGCAGTTTCCGGATTAAACAAAGAAGGCTCATTATATATTCATCAGGATGCAGAAATTTATTTGGGAAATTTTGAGAAGGGAAAAAAAGTAAATTATCAAATAAGCAATTCTGCAAATGGTGCTTACATTCTGGTTGTAGATGGAAGTTTGAAAGTTGGTGATGAAGAATTATTTAAGCGTGATGCGATAGGAATTTCTGAAGTAAATAATTTTGAAATAGAAATTCTTGAAGATTCAAACTTTTTGGTTATTGATGTTCCGATGGGTTAA
- a CDS encoding methyltransferase: protein MKSFLKKLFFPILKSLYNIYSSKERSYSYKGINVRVMPGVFHPGLFFSTNLLIEYLSKLDLENKTVLELGAGSGLISIYCAKQNAIVTATDINPTAIININKNVELNNVKITAFESDLFDKIKKVNYDYIIINPPYFPKDPKNEKEFAWFCGSDFKYFKKLFSQLNNYRTESNILLMILSEDCDFNRINSIANECNFKLNLVLQKKVLWEQNFIYTIE from the coding sequence ATGAAATCATTCTTGAAAAAATTATTTTTCCCCATCTTAAAATCTTTATATAATATTTATTCATCCAAAGAAAGAAGTTATTCTTACAAAGGAATTAATGTTAGAGTTATGCCCGGAGTTTTCCATCCGGGATTATTTTTTAGCACTAATCTTTTAATAGAATATTTATCCAAACTTGATTTGGAAAATAAAACTGTTTTAGAACTTGGTGCCGGCTCAGGGTTGATTTCTATTTATTGTGCAAAACAAAATGCAATTGTTACTGCAACAGATATAAATCCAACAGCTATAATCAATATCAATAAAAATGTAGAATTAAATAATGTAAAGATAACTGCTTTTGAATCAGATCTATTTGATAAGATTAAGAAAGTGAATTACGATTATATTATTATAAATCCACCCTACTTCCCTAAAGATCCTAAAAACGAAAAGGAGTTTGCATGGTTTTGCGGAAGTGATTTTAAATATTTCAAAAAATTGTTTTCACAATTAAATAATTATAGAACTGAATCAAATATTTTATTAATGATTCTTTCTGAGGATTGTGATTTTAATAGAATCAACTCAATTGCAAATGAATGTAATTTCAAGTTAAATCTTGTTCTTCAGAAAAAAGTATTATGGGAACAAAACTTTATTTATACAATTGAATAA
- a CDS encoding DUF2029 domain-containing protein produces the protein MFTKYLNSKIIWILLGVGVIFYALYILFISHTLTYDAHPSDKQKILFVAQRILIGILFFLAVINIVKLPVKEIWIAWIIFTGLFARLILIPSSPILEDDFYRYMWDGAVTANEFNPYVYSPQDVMEKNPAVPEKILKLADESGNVINKINHPKIKTLYPTLSQIVFGLSYFLFPWSVTGWKLLMLMGDIFLLFFLIKILRELELPISFVAIYWLNPIVLHEFFNTGHYDLFALLFTAIAIYYYLKNEFVTSSITLALAVGFKLWPILIFPIFLRKLTNQKWKLVSSVFAFSVFVIVIFIPVLRAGFDQNTGFTKYAANWINNAAFYTLLKDSIELFTTTFKIYYVCADCVARYITGGIILNVLLLLIKKPASDNLNLVYKMLIIIAVSFLVSPTQFPWYLTWMILPLVFSPKISLLMYAFLIPLYHLNYLSGYFIYIQHIPVILLFLYEMRKGYGFGFFNMSEESYVSNNKKNGL, from the coding sequence TTGTTCACAAAATATTTAAATAGTAAAATTATCTGGATTCTACTTGGGGTTGGAGTGATTTTCTACGCTTTGTACATTCTATTCATATCTCACACATTAACTTACGATGCACACCCAAGCGATAAGCAGAAAATTCTTTTTGTTGCCCAAAGAATATTAATTGGAATTCTTTTTTTTCTCGCTGTTATAAATATTGTCAAACTTCCAGTTAAAGAAATCTGGATTGCCTGGATAATCTTTACCGGGTTATTTGCCAGATTAATTTTAATTCCTTCTTCCCCAATTCTAGAAGATGATTTTTATAGATATATGTGGGATGGTGCCGTAACTGCTAATGAGTTTAATCCCTATGTATATAGTCCTCAGGATGTGATGGAAAAGAATCCTGCCGTACCGGAAAAGATTTTAAAGTTAGCAGATGAATCTGGAAATGTTATTAATAAAATAAATCATCCAAAAATAAAAACTCTTTATCCAACACTTTCACAAATAGTTTTTGGACTTTCATATTTTCTTTTCCCCTGGAGTGTTACTGGCTGGAAATTGTTAATGCTAATGGGAGATATCTTTTTACTCTTCTTTCTCATTAAAATCCTGCGTGAACTTGAATTGCCGATTTCATTCGTGGCTATATATTGGTTAAACCCAATTGTACTGCACGAATTTTTTAACACCGGACATTATGATTTATTTGCACTACTTTTTACTGCAATTGCAATTTATTATTACCTAAAAAATGAATTTGTAACATCAAGTATAACACTTGCTTTAGCGGTTGGATTTAAACTTTGGCCGATTTTAATATTTCCAATTTTTTTACGCAAACTAACAAATCAAAAATGGAAATTAGTTTCCAGTGTTTTTGCCTTTTCGGTTTTTGTCATTGTAATATTTATTCCTGTTTTACGAGCAGGTTTCGATCAGAATACAGGGTTTACAAAATATGCGGCCAACTGGATTAACAACGCGGCATTTTATACTTTATTAAAAGATAGCATTGAACTGTTCACCACAACTTTTAAGATTTATTATGTTTGTGCGGATTGTGTTGCCCGCTATATAACAGGTGGAATAATTTTAAATGTTTTATTACTGTTAATAAAAAAACCTGCAAGTGATAATCTTAACCTCGTTTACAAAATGCTGATAATCATTGCAGTTTCATTTCTTGTAAGTCCAACTCAATTTCCCTGGTATTTAACATGGATGATTTTGCCTTTGGTGTTTAGTCCAAAAATTTCTTTGTTGATGTATGCATTCCTAATTCCACTTTACCATTTAAATTATTTAAGTGGATACTTTATTTACATTCAGCATATTCCCGTTATACTTTTATTTTTATATGAAATGAGAAAAGGCTACGGTTTTGGATTTTTTAATATGAGTGAAGAGTCTTACGTTAGTAATAATAAAAAGAATGGTTTATGA
- a CDS encoding trypsin-like peptidase domain-containing protein, whose translation MKKRDLISIVFLLISLFVFYSCSFTSYEKVYPTLLDGKYDSEFPYKSSSVELGKISETIQRVNSTAFYKIYVFDGKDNFTLKDLETKRLTKVAIKEALADNSCSGTAVSVYSENGKVALLTCAHTISFPDTIIAYKYDELGFATNFVESISIKEKQVIYVAGFPEGSQVEVIAIDEHSDIALIGRKYGGQKGIFFPTFNYPLGKAKDVEWGTFVYLVGYPVNFKIITKAIVSSPRRDEAGSFLVDAVINPGFSGGFALAIRDGVPNFELIGMVQWVPEEEENLVYPENLKTKTTYNPIVPYDGNLYVRKHSAIRYGIAKIIPVESIMTFLQQNKSYINEKGFYIFE comes from the coding sequence ATGAAAAAAAGAGATTTGATTTCAATCGTTTTTTTACTGATATCCTTATTTGTTTTTTATAGCTGCTCATTTACATCGTACGAAAAAGTGTATCCCACATTACTGGATGGAAAGTATGATAGTGAATTTCCGTATAAGTCTTCTTCTGTTGAATTAGGAAAGATTAGTGAAACAATCCAGCGAGTTAACTCAACAGCTTTTTATAAAATCTATGTGTTTGATGGAAAAGATAATTTTACTTTAAAAGATTTAGAAACTAAAAGACTAACCAAAGTCGCAATAAAAGAAGCTCTTGCAGATAATTCATGCTCGGGAACTGCAGTATCTGTTTATTCTGAAAATGGAAAAGTTGCATTACTAACCTGTGCACACACAATCTCTTTTCCGGATACTATTATAGCATACAAATATGATGAATTAGGTTTTGCGACAAATTTTGTTGAGTCAATTTCGATCAAAGAAAAACAGGTGATCTATGTTGCAGGATTTCCCGAAGGCAGCCAGGTAGAAGTTATTGCAATTGATGAGCACTCTGATATTGCCTTGATAGGAAGAAAATATGGTGGTCAAAAGGGAATATTTTTTCCAACATTTAATTATCCATTAGGCAAAGCAAAAGATGTTGAATGGGGCACATTTGTTTATCTTGTTGGGTATCCAGTTAATTTTAAAATTATTACTAAAGCGATTGTAAGCAGTCCGCGCAGAGATGAAGCGGGTTCATTCCTTGTTGATGCGGTAATTAATCCCGGATTTAGCGGTGGATTTGCGCTTGCAATTCGAGATGGAGTTCCAAATTTTGAGTTGATAGGAATGGTGCAATGGGTTCCGGAAGAAGAAGAGAATTTAGTTTATCCGGAAAATTTGAAAACCAAAACAACTTATAATCCCATTGTACCTTACGATGGGAATCTTTATGTAAGAAAACATTCAGCAATCCGTTATGGCATTGCCAAAATAATTCCTGTTGAAAGCATTATGACTTTTCTGCAACAAAATAAATCTTATATTAATGAAAAAGGGTTCTATATTTTTGAGTAA